One window of the Saccopteryx bilineata isolate mSacBil1 chromosome 2, mSacBil1_pri_phased_curated, whole genome shotgun sequence genome contains the following:
- the EGFL7 gene encoding epidermal growth factor-like protein 7 isoform X2, whose amino-acid sequence MAETEVPADRLTGGLGRRLGAAGQGKAAAEAMAQLGPGQHQTPARGRHRWLPEPRKAAATSVWGMTEPPSPGYLEEKTIPPGHPGHVGLQGAASGVPGAGGGRHRARLQAWPQGVCHHGSWGPRVRVLCAACVPALPHHLRRAPGLQHIPQYASHHAKTEGAVSSQAAATALQDGWETPARQTWMSAVPEGAAVPNAVSTPRVVTGASAGRGTARRQMGRSACPGERPPGWPPTPPEEWTVW is encoded by the exons ATGGCAGAGACGGAGGTTCCAGCAGACAGGCTGACCGGCGGCCTCGGGAGGCGCCTCGGGGCGGCCGGGCAGGGGAAGGCCGCAGCGGAGGCCATGGCCCAGCTGGGGCCGGGGCAGCATCAG ACCCCGGCACGGGGGAGGCACAGGTGGCTACCAGAGCCCAGAAAAGCAGCTGCCACCAGTGTCTGGGGCATGACGGAACCCCCTTCTCCAG GCTACCTGGAGGAGAAGACCATCCCACCTGGACACCCTGGTCATGTGGGGCTGCAGGGAGCTGCTTCTGGCGTTCCTGGTGCAGGCGGCGGGCGGCACCGAGCACGTCTACAGGCCTGG CCGCAGGGTGTGTGTCACCACGGTTCCTGGGGGCCCCGCGTCCGAGTCCTTTGTGCAGCGTGTGTACCAGCCCTTCCTCACCACCTGCGACGGGCACCGGGCCTGCAGCACATACCG caatATGCCAGCCACCATGCCAAAACGGAGGGAGCTGTGTCCAGCCAGGCCGCTGCCACTGCCCTGCAGGATGGATGGGAGACACCTGCCAGACAG ACGTGGATGAGTGCAGTGCCGGAGGGGGCGGCTGTCCCCAACGCTGTGTCAACACCGCGGGTAGTTACTGGTGCCAGTGCTGGGAGGGGCACCGCCCGTCGGCAGATGGGGCGTTCTGCCTGCCCCGGAGAGCGACCCCCAGGGTGGCCCCCAACCCCGCCGGAG GAGTGGACAGTGTGGTGA
- the EGFL7 gene encoding epidermal growth factor-like protein 7 isoform X3: protein MAETEVPADRLTGGLGRRLGAAGQGKAAAEAMAQLGPGQHQTPARGRHRWLPEPRKAAATSVWGMTEPPSPGYLEEKTIPPGHPGHVGLQGAASGVPGAGGGRHRARLQAWPQGVCHHGSWGPRVRVLCAACVPALPHHLRRAPGLQHIPDHLQDCLPPKPWAGPPPAPLRLLPGLEADQRASWGLCSSNMPATMPKRRELCPARPLPLPCRMDGRHLPDRRG, encoded by the exons ATGGCAGAGACGGAGGTTCCAGCAGACAGGCTGACCGGCGGCCTCGGGAGGCGCCTCGGGGCGGCCGGGCAGGGGAAGGCCGCAGCGGAGGCCATGGCCCAGCTGGGGCCGGGGCAGCATCAG ACCCCGGCACGGGGGAGGCACAGGTGGCTACCAGAGCCCAGAAAAGCAGCTGCCACCAGTGTCTGGGGCATGACGGAACCCCCTTCTCCAG GCTACCTGGAGGAGAAGACCATCCCACCTGGACACCCTGGTCATGTGGGGCTGCAGGGAGCTGCTTCTGGCGTTCCTGGTGCAGGCGGCGGGCGGCACCGAGCACGTCTACAGGCCTGG CCGCAGGGTGTGTGTCACCACGGTTCCTGGGGGCCCCGCGTCCGAGTCCTTTGTGCAGCGTGTGTACCAGCCCTTCCTCACCACCTGCGACGGGCACCGGGCCTGCAGCACATACCG gaCCATCTACAAGACTGCCTACCGCCGAAGCCCTGGGCCGGCCCCCCACCGGCCCCGCTACGCCTGCTGCCCGGGCTGGAAGCGGACCAGCGGGCTTCCTGGGGCCTGTGCAGCAG caatATGCCAGCCACCATGCCAAAACGGAGGGAGCTGTGTCCAGCCAGGCCGCTGCCACTGCCCTGCAGGATGGATGGGAGACACCTGCCAGACAG ACGTGGATGA
- the AGPAT2 gene encoding 1-acyl-sn-glycerol-3-phosphate acyltransferase beta, with protein sequence MELWPWLTAALLLLLLLVQLSDTAKFYAKITLYCALCFSVSIVAAAVCLLRHGGRTVENMSIISWFVRTFKYVYGLRFDVKGRQKLMDGHPCVIISNHQSILDMMGLMEILPERCVQIAKRELLFMGPVGLIMYLGGVFFINRQRSQTAMTVMAEVGERMARENLKVWIYPEGTRNANGDLLPFKKGAFYLAVQAQVPIIPVVYSSFSSFYDPKTKRFTSGTIKVEVLDAIPTCGLTIDDIPELMDTCHQAMRTTFLHISKTPQENGATTSPGAQPAQ encoded by the exons ATGGAGCTCTGGCCGTGGCTCACCGccgcgctgctgctgctgctgctgctcgtgCAGCTGAGCGACACCGCCAAGTTCTACGCCAAGATCACCCTGTACTGCGCGCTCTGCTTCTCCGTCTCCATCGTGGCCGCCGCTGTCTGCCTGCTGCGCCACGGCGGCCGGACGGTGGAGAACATGAG CATCATCAGCTGGTTCGTCCGGACCTTCAAGTACGTCTACGGCCTGCGCTTTGATGTTAAGGGGCGCCAGAAGCTGATGGACGGCCACCCCTGCGTCATCATCTCCAACCACCAGAGCATCCTGGACATGATGG GCCTCATGGAGATCCTCCCAGAGCGCTGTGTGCAGATCGCCAAGAGGGAGCTGCTCTTCATGGGGCCGGTGGGCTTGATCATGTACCTTGGGGGCGTCTTCTTCATCAACCGGCAGCGCTCCCAGACTGCCATGACGGTGATGGCCGAGGTGGGCGAGCGCATGGCCAGGGAGAAC cTCAAGGTGTGGATCTACCCCGAGGGCACTCGGAACGCCAATGGGGACCTCCTGCCTTTCAAGAAAGGTGCCTTCTACCTGGCGGTCCAGGCCCAG GTGCCTATCATCCCGGTGGTGTACTCGAGCTTCTCCTCCTTCTACGACCCCAAGACAAAGCGCTTCACTTCAG gaACAATCAAGGTGGAGGTGCTGGACGCCATCCCCACCTGCGGCCTGACCATCGATGACATCCCTGAGCTCATGGACACCTGCCACCAAGCCATGAGGACCACCTTCCTCCACATATCCAAGACGCCCCAGGAGAACGGGGCCACGACGAGTCCTGGTGCCCAGCCAGCCCAGTAG
- the EGFL7 gene encoding epidermal growth factor-like protein 7 isoform X1 yields the protein MWGCRELLLAFLVQAAGGTEHVYRPGRRVCVTTVPGGPASESFVQRVYQPFLTTCDGHRACSTYRTIYKTAYRRSPGPAPHRPRYACCPGWKRTSGLPGACAAAICQPPCQNGGSCVQPGRCHCPAGWMGDTCQTDVDECSAGGGGCPQRCVNTAGSYWCQCWEGHRPSADGAFCLPRRATPRVAPNPAGGVDSVVREEVRSLRSRVDVLEQKLQRALAPLHSLASRALEQGLPDPASLLAHSFRQLDRIDSLSDQISFLEEQLGSCSCKKDL from the exons ATGTGGGGCTGCAGGGAGCTGCTTCTGGCGTTCCTGGTGCAGGCGGCGGGCGGCACCGAGCACGTCTACAGGCCTGG CCGCAGGGTGTGTGTCACCACGGTTCCTGGGGGCCCCGCGTCCGAGTCCTTTGTGCAGCGTGTGTACCAGCCCTTCCTCACCACCTGCGACGGGCACCGGGCCTGCAGCACATACCG gaCCATCTACAAGACTGCCTACCGCCGAAGCCCTGGGCCGGCCCCCCACCGGCCCCGCTACGCCTGCTGCCCGGGCTGGAAGCGGACCAGCGGGCTTCCTGGGGCCTGTGCAGCAG caatATGCCAGCCACCATGCCAAAACGGAGGGAGCTGTGTCCAGCCAGGCCGCTGCCACTGCCCTGCAGGATGGATGGGAGACACCTGCCAGACAG ACGTGGATGAGTGCAGTGCCGGAGGGGGCGGCTGTCCCCAACGCTGTGTCAACACCGCGGGTAGTTACTGGTGCCAGTGCTGGGAGGGGCACCGCCCGTCGGCAGATGGGGCGTTCTGCCTGCCCCGGAGAGCGACCCCCAGGGTGGCCCCCAACCCCGCCGGAG GAGTGGACAGTGTGGTGAGAGAGGAAGTGCGGAGCCTTCGGTCCAGGGTGGACGTGCTGGAGCAG AAGCTGCAGCGGGCGCTGGCCCCCCTGCACAGCCTGGCCTCGCGGGCGCTGGAGCAGGGGCTGCCCGACCCTGCCAGCCTCCTGGCCCACTCCTTCCGGCAGCTGGACCGCATCGACTCTCTGAGCGACCAGATCTCCTTCCTGGAGGAGCAGCTGGGGTCCT GTTCCTGCAAGAAGGACCTGTGA